The Natrinema salaciae genome includes a window with the following:
- a CDS encoding VOC family protein: protein MDGTLDHTMIRVADLEESLDWYRTHLEYEEKDRYEGDGFTIVYLGPEEMHEDGAMLEITHNEGEEPDVGDAWGHIAVRVPEGELEDYYQQLMDEGVDDYRDPESCGGRYAFVKDPDGHEIEIVQRETGARWSLDHTMIRVEDADEALGFWTRKFEYDEVGRWEADTFANYFVEPTDAADEAMSVELTYNYDGRSYELGDAWGHLCVRIDDLEADWDRLMEREAADYRDPESCDDMYAFTKDQDGHEIELIERDLEADSLFPF from the coding sequence ATGGACGGAACGCTCGACCACACGATGATCCGCGTCGCCGACCTCGAGGAATCGCTCGACTGGTATCGGACCCACCTCGAGTACGAAGAAAAAGATCGCTACGAGGGCGACGGGTTCACCATCGTCTATCTCGGGCCCGAGGAGATGCACGAGGACGGGGCGATGCTCGAGATCACCCACAACGAGGGCGAGGAGCCCGACGTGGGCGACGCCTGGGGCCACATCGCCGTCCGCGTCCCCGAGGGCGAACTCGAGGACTACTACCAGCAGCTCATGGACGAGGGCGTCGACGACTACCGCGACCCCGAATCCTGTGGCGGCCGCTACGCGTTCGTCAAAGATCCCGACGGCCACGAGATCGAGATCGTCCAGCGCGAGACCGGCGCACGCTGGTCGCTCGATCACACGATGATCCGCGTCGAGGACGCCGACGAGGCGCTCGGCTTCTGGACGCGTAAGTTCGAGTACGACGAGGTCGGCCGCTGGGAGGCCGACACCTTCGCGAACTACTTCGTCGAACCCACGGACGCCGCCGACGAAGCGATGTCCGTCGAACTCACCTACAACTACGACGGCCGGAGCTACGAGCTAGGCGACGCCTGGGGGCACCTCTGTGTCCGTATCGACGACCTCGAAGCGGACTGGGACCGACTCATGGAGCGGGAGGCCGCCGACTATCGTGATCCCGAGAGCTGCGACGACATGTACGCCTTTACGAAAGATCAGGACGGTCACGAGATCGAACTCATCGAACGCGACCTCGAGGCCGACTCGCTGTTCCCGTTCTAG
- a CDS encoding glycerophosphodiester phosphodiesterase gives MTRANADERRTDHPNTSSAALRRRSFLVAAGASATGLAGVAGANRGHEGEPGPGEQRFGESDEYRPGESNASRFPDSDGCPELIAHRGFAGLYPENTVGAVEASARGIQSPYAPSRGADAIEIDVVPTAENDVVVFHDDRLAERDGGERGLTDVDGVVWETDTATVTDAEVLESGETVPLLRDVLEVIPAHVGVNVELKNPGSFDVRFAESLSSEERAAQTEIWQPFVARVLDVVDDFEHEYRFSSFYEAALAATRDASDYAVAPLLWDDVRAGVEIARRYDAEAVHPPYQMIRGTPFYADQRYEAGAGWSDIDLLAVAHEAGREVNVFTVGTWYQAARLAAVGVDGLISDYADVCRFSAFD, from the coding sequence ATGACACGGGCGAACGCCGACGAAAGACGAACCGACCACCCGAACACGTCCAGCGCCGCGCTCCGCCGTCGTTCCTTTCTCGTCGCGGCGGGTGCGTCGGCGACCGGACTCGCGGGGGTTGCAGGCGCGAACCGCGGTCACGAGGGAGAGCCCGGACCCGGCGAACAGCGATTCGGCGAATCCGACGAGTACCGGCCCGGAGAGTCGAACGCAAGTCGCTTCCCCGACTCTGACGGGTGCCCGGAACTGATCGCCCACCGCGGATTCGCCGGCCTGTATCCCGAAAATACCGTCGGAGCCGTCGAAGCATCGGCCCGCGGGATTCAGTCTCCGTACGCACCGTCGCGCGGTGCCGACGCGATCGAGATCGACGTCGTTCCGACGGCCGAGAACGATGTCGTCGTCTTCCACGACGATCGGCTCGCGGAACGCGACGGCGGCGAGCGCGGGCTCACCGACGTCGACGGCGTCGTCTGGGAGACGGACACTGCCACCGTCACGGACGCGGAGGTCCTCGAGAGCGGCGAAACCGTGCCGCTGCTCCGAGACGTCCTCGAGGTGATTCCGGCACACGTCGGCGTGAACGTCGAACTGAAGAATCCGGGCTCGTTCGACGTGCGGTTCGCCGAATCGCTCTCGAGCGAGGAGCGCGCGGCCCAGACGGAGATCTGGCAGCCGTTCGTCGCGCGGGTGCTCGACGTCGTCGACGACTTCGAGCACGAATACCGCTTCTCGTCGTTCTACGAGGCGGCGCTTGCGGCGACGCGTGACGCGTCCGACTACGCGGTTGCACCGCTCCTCTGGGACGACGTGCGGGCCGGCGTCGAAATCGCGCGACGGTACGACGCCGAGGCGGTCCACCCGCCCTACCAGATGATCCGGGGAACGCCGTTTTACGCCGACCAACGGTACGAAGCGGGCGCGGGCTGGTCGGACATCGACCTCCTCGCGGTCGCACACGAAGCGGGACGCGAGGTGAACGTGTTCACCGTCGGAACCTGGTATCAGGCGGCCCGCCTCGCGGCGGTCGGCGTAGACGGACTCATCAGCGATTACGCGGACGTGTGCCGGTTCAGCGCGTTCGACTGA
- a CDS encoding Na+/H+ antiporter NhaC family protein: MAEFGALSLAPPLLAIVLAIWTRRPILSLFLGIWSGGVIATGSIGIGQTFEWITGAIADVFHANILVFTLLLGSGVALIWRLGGASAVRNWATSRLETQRNAGAATWILGILLFFDDYANTAIVGSTMREISDQLHISREKLSYIVDSTAAPVATIGLSSWVAFQLSMIDDGYTALVESDDYAVTAADTPGVFETFVSSIPFNTYSLLAIVMVGVIVLSQRDYGEMLDAEHRSWQTGKVNRDEAQPLQEVEKDLGAPIEDRPMLRTFFAPIVVLIAVTLSGAFWTGYQSWLDQQAEAGATTSLETAIGNDGVVQVLVDVVGAGDFAAALVWGSFAMVATLILIGLAYDLFDLGDSVDTILDGFSLMLTAVTILVLAWSISAVAEELGTGNYVAGIAEGVVSPAVLPIVVLLVSAFVAFTMGSSWATMGIVTPISIRVAYELTGTFELMPVMVGAVFSGAIFGDHSSPISDTSVLSATFTGADLIDHIRTQLYYAGTVLFVVVVCYALYGFFGVPWMVFLPLGVVLLVGLVYGLSEIDAQRKGIAPRASSADVDRTGRGPEAEPGSTPEDLD; this comes from the coding sequence ATGGCTGAATTCGGCGCACTCTCGCTGGCTCCGCCGCTGCTCGCGATCGTCCTCGCGATCTGGACGCGGCGACCGATCCTGTCGCTGTTCCTCGGGATCTGGTCGGGCGGAGTCATCGCTACCGGAAGCATCGGCATCGGACAAACGTTCGAGTGGATCACTGGAGCCATCGCGGACGTGTTCCACGCGAATATCCTGGTTTTCACCCTGCTGCTCGGATCGGGTGTGGCACTGATCTGGCGACTCGGCGGTGCGAGCGCCGTCCGGAACTGGGCGACCAGCAGGCTCGAGACCCAGCGAAATGCCGGCGCGGCGACGTGGATACTGGGAATCCTCCTGTTTTTCGACGATTATGCCAACACGGCGATCGTCGGCAGTACGATGCGCGAGATCTCGGATCAGCTGCACATCTCTCGCGAAAAGCTGTCCTACATCGTCGACTCAACGGCCGCGCCCGTTGCGACGATCGGGCTCTCGAGCTGGGTCGCGTTCCAGCTCTCGATGATCGACGACGGATACACTGCCCTCGTCGAGAGCGACGACTACGCTGTCACCGCGGCTGACACGCCGGGTGTGTTCGAGACGTTCGTTAGTTCGATTCCGTTCAACACGTACTCCCTACTCGCGATCGTCATGGTGGGCGTTATCGTCCTCTCACAGCGCGACTACGGGGAAATGCTCGACGCTGAACACCGATCGTGGCAGACTGGGAAGGTAAACCGCGACGAGGCACAGCCCCTCCAGGAAGTCGAGAAGGATCTGGGCGCGCCGATCGAGGACCGACCGATGCTCCGGACGTTCTTCGCACCGATCGTCGTGCTGATCGCGGTCACGCTCTCCGGGGCGTTCTGGACCGGCTATCAGTCGTGGCTCGACCAGCAGGCTGAGGCGGGTGCGACGACGTCGCTCGAGACCGCCATCGGAAACGACGGCGTCGTCCAGGTGCTGGTCGACGTCGTCGGCGCGGGCGACTTCGCGGCCGCGCTCGTCTGGGGCTCGTTCGCGATGGTCGCGACCCTGATCCTCATCGGACTGGCCTACGATCTCTTCGACCTCGGAGACAGTGTCGACACGATTCTCGATGGCTTCTCCCTGATGCTGACCGCGGTGACGATCCTGGTCCTCGCCTGGTCGATCAGTGCGGTCGCGGAGGAGCTCGGCACTGGCAACTACGTCGCCGGCATCGCGGAAGGGGTCGTCTCGCCGGCCGTCCTCCCGATCGTCGTGTTGCTCGTGTCCGCGTTCGTCGCGTTCACCATGGGCTCGTCGTGGGCGACGATGGGTATCGTGACGCCGATCTCGATCCGGGTCGCCTACGAACTCACCGGCACGTTCGAACTCATGCCGGTGATGGTCGGCGCAGTGTTCTCGGGCGCGATCTTCGGGGACCACTCGTCACCGATCTCCGATACCTCGGTCCTCTCGGCGACGTTCACCGGTGCAGACCTCATCGATCACATCCGCACGCAGCTCTACTACGCCGGAACCGTCCTGTTCGTCGTGGTCGTCTGTTACGCGCTCTACGGTTTCTTCGGTGTTCCGTGGATGGTCTTCCTCCCCCTCGGCGTCGTCCTGCTGGTCGGACTCGTCTACGGGCTCTCGGAGATCGACGCACAGCGCAAAGGCATCGCTCCCAGAGCCTCCTCAGCCGACGTCGACCGCACCGGTCGAGGGCCCGAGGCCGAACCCGGATCCACCCCGGAAGACCTCGACTAG
- a CDS encoding ArsR/SmtB family transcription factor, giving the protein MSEDTDLSTLLEVLDDEYARDILTHTSVEPMSASTLSERCDASLPTIYRRLDRLEECRLVTEETELAPDGNHYSVYSANLDRLELSLEDGSFSLELSYREEDVADKFTRMWEGLR; this is encoded by the coding sequence GTGAGTGAGGATACCGACCTGTCGACACTGCTCGAGGTTCTCGACGACGAGTACGCACGGGATATCCTCACCCACACGAGCGTCGAACCCATGTCTGCCAGTACACTGAGCGAACGGTGTGATGCGTCCCTCCCGACGATCTACCGGCGGCTCGACCGGCTCGAGGAGTGTCGTCTCGTCACCGAAGAGACGGAACTCGCACCGGACGGCAACCACTACAGCGTCTACAGCGCGAACCTCGACCGGCTCGAACTCTCGCTGGAGGACGGCTCGTTCTCGCTCGAGTTATCGTATCGCGAAGAAGACGTCGCCGACAAGTTCACCCGTATGTGGGAGGGACTGCGATGA
- a CDS encoding universal stress protein gives MQYLVGTDSVHTTAAICDYLADRVTPDDTVTAIGVSPSDDPTARRDREEALNVAPVRLATAGDVKTARRSGAPAETLLEAADEVDADEIVVGTHGGDPEATRELGSTARRLLGDASRPVVVVPIPEL, from the coding sequence ATGCAGTATCTCGTGGGAACCGACTCCGTCCACACGACGGCGGCGATCTGTGATTATCTGGCCGATCGGGTAACGCCCGACGACACCGTGACCGCGATCGGCGTGTCACCGTCCGACGATCCGACGGCACGTCGCGATCGCGAGGAAGCGCTGAACGTCGCACCGGTCAGGCTCGCGACCGCGGGCGACGTGAAGACGGCGCGTCGATCGGGTGCCCCCGCCGAGACCCTGCTCGAGGCGGCGGACGAGGTCGACGCCGACGAGATCGTCGTCGGAACGCACGGCGGCGATCCCGAGGCGACGCGCGAACTCGGCTCGACAGCGCGACGCCTTCTCGGCGACGCGAGCCGGCCGGTCGTCGTCGTTCCGATCCCCGAACTCTAA
- a CDS encoding cytochrome c oxidase subunit II: MRIHTYEKLWIVGSMVLIVGFIVTITYGSVGLGITMIGNEEETIAPNELNDDEQFGEPRVEQIGEDEYAVYVVAQTFIFQPDPIEIPANNEITFHVTSRDVVHGFYVPGTNLNAMAIPGQISEMTVEFDDSGEYGLICHEYCGVSHHEMEGLIVVQPEDEFDLTDLSVESQDTVAPDDTIELTATVENGQLEPLETTVDAEIGTETFQREVTVDGEGTQNVTFTVDSAQLGEGEHDWSVSVDDEEETGSVEVVSNETNGTDGGADT, encoded by the coding sequence ATGAGGATTCACACGTACGAGAAGCTCTGGATCGTGGGATCGATGGTGCTGATCGTCGGCTTCATCGTGACGATCACGTACGGGTCGGTCGGGCTCGGGATCACGATGATCGGTAACGAAGAGGAGACGATCGCGCCGAACGAACTCAACGACGACGAACAGTTCGGCGAGCCACGAGTCGAACAGATCGGTGAAGACGAGTACGCGGTGTACGTCGTCGCCCAGACGTTCATCTTCCAACCCGATCCGATCGAAATCCCGGCGAACAACGAGATCACGTTCCACGTGACGAGCCGGGACGTCGTTCACGGCTTCTACGTCCCCGGTACGAACCTCAACGCGATGGCCATTCCGGGGCAGATCTCCGAGATGACCGTCGAATTCGACGATTCCGGCGAGTACGGCCTCATCTGCCACGAGTACTGCGGCGTCAGCCACCACGAGATGGAGGGGCTGATCGTCGTCCAGCCCGAGGACGAGTTCGACCTGACAGACCTCTCCGTCGAGTCACAGGACACCGTCGCGCCGGACGACACGATCGAACTCACCGCGACGGTCGAGAACGGCCAACTCGAGCCGCTCGAGACCACGGTCGACGCCGAGATCGGAACCGAAACGTTCCAGCGGGAGGTCACAGTCGACGGCGAGGGAACCCAGAACGTCACGTTCACCGTCGATAGCGCCCAACTCGGCGAGGGCGAGCACGACTGGTCGGTCTCCGTCGACGACGAGGAGGAGACGGGATCGGTGGAAGTGGTGAGCAACGAGACCAACGGGACGGACGGAGGGGCGGATACATGA
- a CDS encoding CbaC protein, which produces MHTSPAKLLILVALTLVILVEGRTVLAFFGIGISPLETALIGFLAIVALLVWAIRPLGGDPSESD; this is translated from the coding sequence ATGCATACTTCCCCCGCTAAATTACTGATCCTCGTCGCACTGACCCTCGTGATCCTCGTCGAGGGACGCACGGTCCTCGCGTTCTTCGGGATCGGTATTTCACCGCTCGAGACGGCGCTGATCGGCTTCCTCGCCATCGTCGCGCTCCTCGTCTGGGCGATTCGACCGCTCGGTGGCGATCCCTCGGAGTCAGATTGA
- a CDS encoding cytochrome oxidase produces the protein MDSQVSREISHDEYDPWGTLALVALYFLALTLMWLFTYFVEFVGNDLTVFGTIVSVMAG, from the coding sequence ATGGATTCTCAGGTCTCGCGAGAGATCAGTCACGACGAGTACGACCCCTGGGGGACACTCGCGCTGGTCGCGCTGTACTTCCTGGCTCTCACTCTCATGTGGCTGTTTACGTACTTCGTCGAGTTCGTCGGAAACGACCTGACGGTCTTTGGCACGATTGTGTCAGTGATGGCCGGATGA
- a CDS encoding S49 family peptidase, with amino-acid sequence MVFWPLERLSRRQQIALAAVFAVAAGALVAPQVYGETTDDDGIVAVIEVSGTIDANTAQEVETELRNARHNESVEAVVLDVNSGGGAPGSSERMYMAVERTAEEMPVIAAVDTVGASGAYYTMLPADEIYVTPTGEVGSVGVIGPAPQPTGPNEGASAPDKGTFHPDDHRAQTETIKRAFLESVMEQRGDELELSREEVAHAQTYPGVEAVENGYADEIGTVDDAIGDVADEAGMGSYEVDIRESEQPQRLPLGLEGTARDGDAVETAGTTLNPNRPLLVTTELWNALFDRDGAVTADDRTATNADPTPSTADNGGEQT; translated from the coding sequence ATGGTGTTTTGGCCACTCGAACGACTCTCGAGGCGACAGCAAATTGCTCTCGCCGCCGTGTTCGCCGTCGCCGCCGGGGCGCTCGTCGCCCCACAGGTGTACGGGGAAACGACGGACGACGACGGAATCGTTGCGGTAATCGAAGTGAGCGGAACGATCGACGCAAACACGGCCCAGGAGGTCGAGACCGAGCTCAGGAACGCACGCCACAACGAATCCGTCGAGGCGGTCGTCCTCGACGTCAACAGCGGCGGCGGCGCACCCGGCTCGAGCGAACGGATGTACATGGCGGTCGAGCGGACCGCCGAGGAAATGCCCGTAATCGCGGCCGTCGACACGGTGGGTGCCTCCGGCGCCTACTACACGATGTTGCCGGCCGACGAGATCTACGTGACGCCAACGGGCGAAGTCGGCAGCGTCGGCGTGATCGGACCGGCCCCGCAGCCGACCGGGCCGAACGAGGGCGCGAGCGCCCCCGACAAGGGGACGTTCCACCCCGACGACCACCGGGCACAGACCGAGACGATCAAACGAGCGTTCCTCGAGAGCGTCATGGAACAGCGCGGTGACGAGCTCGAACTGAGCCGCGAGGAAGTGGCGCACGCGCAGACGTACCCCGGCGTCGAGGCGGTCGAAAACGGCTACGCCGACGAGATCGGCACCGTCGACGACGCGATCGGCGACGTCGCCGACGAGGCCGGCATGGGATCGTACGAGGTCGATATCCGCGAGTCAGAACAGCCACAGCGCCTCCCGCTGGGGCTCGAGGGAACGGCACGCGACGGCGACGCCGTCGAAACGGCGGGCACCACGCTCAATCCGAACCGTCCGCTCCTCGTCACGACCGAACTCTGGAACGCGCTGTTCGACCGTGACGGGGCGGTGACTGCGGACGATCGAACGGCGACGAACGCCGATCCAACTCCGTCGACCGCCGACAACGGAGGTGAGCAGACGTGA
- a CDS encoding cytochrome-ba3 oxidase subunit, translating to MFETLTPRAAVAVGLLAAVPTIVFGLTRSGLGGLVATVNVVLIFLALYVAMSPLEGHRGAGSGTRP from the coding sequence ATGTTCGAGACGCTTACGCCAAGAGCCGCAGTCGCGGTGGGATTGCTCGCCGCCGTTCCGACGATCGTCTTCGGGCTGACCCGATCCGGACTGGGCGGGCTCGTCGCGACGGTGAACGTCGTCCTGATCTTCTTGGCGCTCTACGTCGCGATGTCGCCGCTCGAGGGACACCGGGGCGCTGGCAGCGGTACGAGACCGTGA
- a CDS encoding DUF7521 family protein, with protein MSRNVVRIDEATLFELVTVASLFLVALFGTLIAYQAYRGYRRNGATSMLYLAIGLLLLTLFPFLINVVMATLVSSDRIVIALLENVSRLLGLVAITYSLYGRH; from the coding sequence ATGAGCCGAAACGTCGTCCGGATAGACGAGGCGACGTTGTTCGAACTGGTGACAGTCGCGAGCCTCTTTCTCGTCGCGCTCTTCGGGACACTCATCGCCTACCAGGCCTATCGGGGCTACCGTCGCAACGGTGCGACGTCGATGCTCTATCTCGCCATCGGTCTCCTCCTGTTGACGCTGTTTCCGTTCCTGATTAACGTCGTCATGGCGACGCTCGTCAGTTCGGACCGGATCGTCATCGCACTGCTGGAGAACGTGAGCCGACTGCTCGGGCTGGTCGCGATCACGTACTCGTTGTACGGTCGTCATTGA
- a CDS encoding OBG GTPase family GTP-binding protein codes for MGLEDEIEAIEDEIANTPYNKSTEAHIGRLKSKLAEKKEKLEKQQSGSGGGGGYSVEKHGDATVALVGFPSVGKSSLLNSLTNAESETGSYEFTTLDVNPGMLTHRGANIQLLDVPGLIEGAATGKGDGQQVLAVVRNADLIIFMLSVFEIEQYDRLQKELYDINIRVDQEPPRVTVRPKIKDGIKITSSTDQDLDEETIKHVLREHGYVNAVVNLQENVTIDRLVDGLMENREYIPSITCVNKVDLIDPDYKETVDEQLRQRDLDPADVTFISAEEEKGLEALKDRIWDNLGLIRVYMDKPGRGIDWEEPLVIERGTTVGEAIEKLGGEMEERFRFARVTGPSAAHDQQQVGKDHVLEDEDVLKLILRR; via the coding sequence ATGGGGCTCGAGGATGAAATCGAGGCAATCGAGGATGAAATCGCCAACACGCCCTACAACAAGTCGACGGAGGCCCACATCGGCCGGCTGAAGTCGAAGCTCGCGGAGAAAAAGGAGAAACTCGAGAAACAGCAGTCCGGCTCCGGCGGTGGCGGCGGCTACTCCGTCGAGAAGCACGGCGACGCGACCGTCGCGCTGGTCGGATTTCCGAGCGTCGGCAAGTCGTCGCTGCTGAACTCGCTGACCAACGCCGAGAGCGAAACCGGCTCCTACGAGTTCACGACACTCGACGTCAACCCGGGCATGCTCACCCACCGCGGCGCGAACATCCAGCTGCTCGACGTCCCCGGGCTGATCGAGGGCGCTGCGACGGGCAAGGGCGACGGCCAGCAGGTGCTGGCGGTCGTCCGCAACGCCGATCTGATCATCTTCATGCTCTCGGTGTTCGAGATCGAGCAGTACGACCGCCTCCAGAAGGAGCTGTACGACATCAACATCCGCGTCGATCAGGAGCCCCCGCGGGTCACGGTCCGACCGAAGATCAAAGACGGCATCAAGATCACCTCGAGCACCGACCAGGACCTGGACGAGGAGACGATCAAGCACGTTCTCCGCGAGCACGGCTACGTCAACGCCGTCGTCAACCTGCAGGAGAACGTCACCATCGACCGGCTGGTCGACGGGCTGATGGAGAACCGGGAGTACATTCCCTCGATCACCTGCGTCAACAAGGTCGACCTAATCGATCCCGACTACAAGGAGACGGTCGACGAGCAGTTGCGCCAGCGCGACCTCGATCCCGCGGACGTCACTTTCATCAGCGCCGAGGAGGAGAAGGGCCTCGAGGCGCTCAAGGACCGCATCTGGGACAACCTCGGCCTCATCCGCGTCTACATGGACAAACCCGGCCGCGGCATCGACTGGGAGGAACCGCTCGTGATCGAGCGGGGAACCACCGTCGGCGAGGCGATCGAGAAACTCGGCGGCGAGATGGAGGAGCGGTTCCGCTTCGCCCGGGTGACCGGTCCGAGTGCGGCCCACGATCAACAGCAGGTCGGGAAGGATCACGTCCTCGAGGACGAGGACGTGCTGAAGTTGATCCTGCGGCGATAG
- a CDS encoding VNG_1110C family protein: MPTASQLRDSTQIVLPRETLEGLESQLDDEFTVTVFPAGEDYCRIIGSPVEIKAASEFLARHGVTMR; this comes from the coding sequence ATGCCAACCGCGTCGCAGCTGCGCGACAGCACCCAGATCGTCCTCCCGCGAGAGACGCTCGAGGGACTCGAATCGCAGCTCGACGACGAGTTCACCGTCACCGTCTTCCCGGCGGGCGAGGACTACTGTCGGATCATCGGTAGCCCCGTCGAGATCAAGGCGGCCAGCGAGTTCCTGGCTCGCCACGGCGTCACTATGCGCTGA
- a CDS encoding b(o/a)3-type cytochrome-c oxidase subunit 1 — MTTLFVDRYPAEARLVRAAFLNSFIAFGIGALFGLIQAFHRTDIFRFLESAEYYTVLTGHGVFLVIAFTIFFLVGLYQWAVTDSLERGPVDRRFSWLWYGLMSIGSLVTGIAILAGFLEEPPVVLGSELSSDVLFTFYAPLQAHPLFYAGLTVFVVGTWLAGFDWFRTWWAWKDDHPDERIPLPTFMVLTTMIMWYLGTIGIATAILVFLLPWSLEMIESVNPLLTRTLFWFFGHMVVYFWLLPAYLLWYNVLPKLSGGRLFSDPLARVVFILFVLLSTPVGIHHQYMDPGIAEGFKFIAMTNTMFLLLPSLLTAFTVVASMEHGARQRGGEGTFAWLRALPWRNPAFTGMALAGAVFAFGGFTGIVNAGMNINYLVHNALWIPGHIHTQVGTATALTLMAGAYWLVPQLTGNRLVGREVALFQVVLWFVGIVFMTNSMYRAGLVGVPRRTAEPQYQGFDYNVGVGSMGELNAQLALGGTLLFLSAMLFLALMLLTVFNNDSEPIVDGTIPPALSGPEDSPRVLDNLALWFGIAFVLLVLAYALPLVAIVRQSGLFGQDIRAFPVSSEAVMYLQFGLEYVGALVT, encoded by the coding sequence ATGACCACCCTGTTCGTCGATCGGTATCCCGCCGAGGCGCGTCTCGTTCGGGCCGCCTTCCTGAACTCGTTTATCGCGTTCGGGATCGGCGCGCTCTTCGGGCTCATTCAGGCATTCCACCGGACGGACATCTTCCGCTTTCTCGAGTCGGCGGAGTACTACACCGTCCTGACCGGCCACGGCGTCTTCCTCGTCATCGCGTTCACCATCTTCTTTCTCGTCGGGCTCTACCAGTGGGCGGTAACGGACAGCCTCGAGCGGGGTCCAGTCGACCGACGATTCAGTTGGCTCTGGTACGGCCTGATGTCGATCGGATCGCTGGTCACGGGGATCGCGATCCTCGCCGGATTCCTCGAGGAGCCCCCGGTGGTGCTCGGCTCGGAGCTGAGTTCGGACGTGCTCTTTACGTTCTACGCGCCGCTGCAGGCTCACCCGCTTTTCTATGCGGGACTGACCGTGTTCGTCGTCGGGACGTGGCTCGCCGGATTCGACTGGTTCCGCACGTGGTGGGCCTGGAAGGACGACCACCCCGACGAGCGGATCCCGCTCCCGACGTTCATGGTGTTGACTACGATGATCATGTGGTATCTCGGCACGATCGGCATCGCGACCGCCATTCTGGTGTTTCTCCTGCCGTGGTCGCTCGAGATGATCGAGAGCGTCAATCCCCTGTTGACGCGAACGCTGTTCTGGTTTTTCGGCCACATGGTCGTGTACTTCTGGTTGCTGCCGGCGTACCTGCTGTGGTACAACGTGTTACCGAAGCTCTCGGGCGGGCGACTGTTCAGCGATCCGCTCGCGCGGGTCGTGTTCATCCTGTTCGTGTTGCTCTCGACGCCGGTCGGGATCCACCACCAGTACATGGACCCGGGCATCGCAGAAGGGTTCAAGTTCATCGCGATGACCAACACGATGTTCCTGCTGTTGCCGAGCCTGTTGACCGCCTTTACCGTCGTCGCCAGTATGGAACACGGGGCCCGCCAGCGCGGGGGCGAAGGGACGTTCGCCTGGCTCCGAGCGCTCCCGTGGCGGAACCCGGCGTTTACCGGGATGGCGCTGGCCGGAGCGGTCTTCGCGTTCGGCGGCTTTACTGGCATCGTCAACGCGGGGATGAACATCAACTATCTCGTCCACAACGCGCTGTGGATTCCCGGACACATTCACACACAGGTGGGGACCGCGACCGCGTTGACGCTCATGGCCGGAGCGTACTGGCTCGTCCCACAACTGACCGGGAACCGGCTCGTCGGCCGGGAGGTCGCCCTCTTTCAGGTCGTACTCTGGTTCGTCGGCATCGTGTTCATGACGAACTCGATGTATCGAGCGGGGCTCGTCGGCGTCCCGCGCCGGACGGCGGAGCCGCAGTACCAGGGCTTCGACTACAACGTCGGCGTCGGCTCGATGGGCGAACTCAACGCCCAGCTCGCGCTCGGCGGCACCCTGCTGTTTCTCTCCGCGATGCTCTTTCTCGCTCTCATGCTCCTGACGGTGTTCAACAACGACAGCGAGCCGATCGTCGACGGGACGATCCCACCGGCACTGTCCGGGCCGGAGGACTCGCCCCGCGTTCTGGACAACCTGGCGCTGTGGTTCGGGATCGCGTTCGTGCTGCTCGTTCTCGCCTACGCGCTTCCGTTGGTCGCCATCGTGCGCCAGAGTGGACTCTTCGGCCAGGACATCAGGGCGTTTCCCGTCTCCAGCGAAGCCGTCATGTACCTCCAGTTCGGACTAGAGTACGTCGGAGCGCTAGTCACCTGA